In a genomic window of Lycium ferocissimum isolate CSIRO_LF1 chromosome 9, AGI_CSIRO_Lferr_CH_V1, whole genome shotgun sequence:
- the LOC132031944 gene encoding uncharacterized protein LOC132031944: protein MTYYIWYEFHGNPGHKTTDCRHLREEVANMLARAHLQEYLSERAKNNYGRARADEEKDEDLDNTVKKNSRLPEENLVTFSDQDATVIALPYNDVLVIIVLIGNYRVKRVIVDLESSANILCRKVIEEMGFLGEIIPAARTLAGFKMSSETTKGEVGLPAEAGGVTKKKRPIAEVRNRFVKEEVSRLLNIGSIREVKYADWLANVVVVLKKPINLKCA from the exons atgacataCTACATTTGGTATGAGTTCCATGGGAACCCAGGGCATAAGACCACAGATTGCAGACATCTCCGGGAGGAAGTAGCCAACATGCTCGCCAGGGCTCATTTGCAGGAATATCTCAGTGAAAGGGCGAAAAATAACTATGGTAGAGCCAGAGCGGATGAAGAGAAGG ATGAAGATCTCGATAACACGGTAAAAAAGAACTCGAGACTCCCCGAGGAAAACCTAGTTACTTTCTCTGACCAGGACGCAACAGTCATTGCTTTACCGTACAATGATGTCTTGGTCATCATCGTGCTCATTGGCAATTATCGGGTGAAGCGTGTGATCGTTGATCTAGAGAGCTCGGCTAATATTCTCTGCCGAAAAGTAATAGAGGAGATGGGTTTCCTGGGGGAAATCATACCGGCAGCAAGAACCCTTGCTGGCTTCAAGATGTCTAGCGAAACAACTAAAGGTGAGGTAGGCTTGCCGGCAGAAGCCGGAGGAGTCACCAAG AAGAAGCGGCCTATTGCTGAAGTTCGAAACAGGTTTGTCAAAGAAGAGGTATCTCGTTTATTAAATATAGGATCCATTCGAGAAGTGAAGTATGCAGATTGGTTGGCAAATGTAGTTGTAGTACTGAAAAAGccaataaatttaaaatgtgcATAG